One region of Cucurbita pepo subsp. pepo cultivar mu-cu-16 chromosome LG03, ASM280686v2, whole genome shotgun sequence genomic DNA includes:
- the LOC111790880 gene encoding probable carboxylesterase 11 has product MPSVAVKLYSVFFKFLLKHRLQNLIQAPLDESSPFGVTSRPEETVASANPLFTDGVATKDIHIDPFTSLSIRIFLPESSLTPPETDSKPSSKSSKAKPKWHSQDLQLDLVNQNLDNLQPYSSRRNSYGPLGNSREELRVNRVGGYSNEIEGLNLIPGPATGGVYRGYAPAAQNGRRLPVMLQFHGGGWVSGSNDSAANDFFCRRIAKLCDVIVIAVGYRLAPENRFPAAFEDGLKVLNWLGKQANLAECSKSMGNTKGYGNEFKKSDNHRHIVDTFGASMVEPWLAAHGDPTRCVLLGVSCGANVADYVARKAVEAGKLLDPVKVVAQVLLYPFFVGSVPTHSELKLANSYFYDKAMCLLAWKLFLPEEEFNLDHPAANPLVSGREGPPLKLMPPTLTVVAELDWMRDRAIAYSEELRKVNVDAPVLDYKDAVHEFATLDILLKTPQAQACAEDIAIWVQKYISLRGHEFSY; this is encoded by the exons ATGCCAAGCGTGGCTGTGAAGCTCTACAGCGTGTTCTTCAAGTTTCTCTTGAAGCATCGTTTGCAGAATCTGATCCAAGCTCCACTTGACGAATCGAGTCCTTTTGGAGTTACATCGCGACCCGAAGAAACGGTTGCTTCTGCTAATCCTTTGTTCACCGACGGCGTTGCTACCAAGGATATTCACATCGATCCGTTTACATCTCTCAGCATTCGGATCTTCCTCCCTGAATCTTCGCTTACTCCGCCTGAAACCGACTCCAAACCCTCTTCTAAATCGTCGAAGGCTAAACCTAAATGGCACAGTCAAGATCTTCAACTGGATCTTGTTAATCAGAATCTGGATAATTTACAGCCGTATTCTTCTCGACGAAATAGCTATGGTCCTTTGGGAAATTCTAGGGAAGAACTGCGGGTGAATAGAGTTGGGGGTTACAGTAATGAAATAGAGGGGTTGAATTTGATTCCGGGCCCCGCCACCGGTGGTGTTTACAGAGGGTATGCACCGGCGGCGCAGAATGGTCGGAGGTTGCCGGTGATGTTGCAATTTCATGGCGGGGGGTGGGTTAGTGGTAGCAATGATTCTGCAGCCAATGATTTCTTTTGCCGGAGGATTGCAAAATTGTGTGATGTTATTGTCATAGCCGTAGGGTATCGTCTTGCGCCCGAGAATCGTTTTCCGGCGGCGTTTGAGGATGGATTGAAGGTGTTGAATTGGTTGGGGAAGCAGGCCAATTTGGCCGAGTGTAGCAAGTCTATGGGCAATACAAAAGGCTATGGCAATGAGTTCAAGAAGTCGGATAATCACAGGCATATTGTTGACACATTTGGGGCGTCAATGGTAGAGCCTTGGTTGGCCGCCCATGGAGACCCAACAAG ATGCGTTCTTCTTGGGGTTAGCTGTGGAGCAAATGTTGCTGATTACGTGGCTCGAAAGGCTGTCGAGGCTGGTAAGCTCTTGGACCCCGTCAAGGTGGTCGCGCAGGTTCTCTTGTACCCATTCTTCGTAGGAAGTGTTCCCACTCATTCGGAGTTGAAGTTAGCGAATTCGTATTTTTACGACAAAGCTATGTGCCTTCTTGCTTGGAAACTATTCCTACCCGAGGAAGAGTTTAATCTCGATCATCCAGCTGCAAACCCCCTTGTTTCTGGTAGAGAAGGGCCACCTCTAAAGCTCATGCCACCAACACTGACAGTGGTGGCTGAACTCGATTGGATGAGAGACCGAGCCATAGCTTACTCTGAAGAACTTCGAAAGGTAAATGTCGATGCCCCTGTTCTTGACTACAAGGATGCAGTGCACGAATTCGCGACCCTTGACATTCTTCTCAAGACACCTCAAGCCCAAGCTTGCGCCGAGGACATAGCCATTTGGgtccaaaaatatatttcactACGAGGCCATGAGTTCTCTTATTGA
- the LOC111791033 gene encoding AUGMIN subunit 6-like, which translates to MTMDREKEREIELESSMYTNCLLLGLDPAVIGVGASNGIPRVGLFRHSNPKLGEQLLYFILSSLRGPLQSAKDFDKVWPIFDSAQSRDFRKVVQGIISELESQGALPRSNSRVSSLATCCGPRFVELLWQLSLHALREVHRRTFAADVASNPLPAPLTDVAFSHAATLLPVTKARIALERRKFLKNAETAVQRQAMWSNLAHEMTAEFRGLCAEEAYLQQELEKLHDLRNKVKLEGELWDDLVSSSSQNSHLVSKATRLWESILARKSQHEVLASGPIEDLIAHREHRYRISGSSLRAAMDQSSQVPYTEVLASQSSDLDSVFVDDKDHNDSSNASSQISDDSVSWMDDRSGRVHPTVDVAEIIRRWTHALQRIHKQSLHLAKANDGEGPEILRGAHDGGTSGHAESLAATLAEHQQHLASLQVLINQLKEVAPGIQKSISECTEKVNNISLNLPPATKHPVRSMSPMQAQTSGRTSVSSSDEVSEVTSKMSSVQLDKMSASPTLKLPQLFSLTPNSSGKTGNMQKRHNLASQTSQIENSYENKSPDQPSSNDHINNLPQDTETSYVQNLKRSVREAALLMKYSNSEASRECSSDGSAEHFFVPLSGTGFAHLGPDSKQASTRSGRLSVPESPACDFNNGIDFNEFTGALNDLDSLNDFDELNGFLSSARSNSATSDGRKLFFDNDEAQDQVFSPPLLLDSSLLADSYEDLLAPLSETETAMMDH; encoded by the exons ATGACGATGGACagagagaaggagagggaGATTGAGCTCGAGAGTTCAATGTACACTAACTGTTTGCTTTTGGGCCTCGATCCGGCGGTTATCGGCGTCGGAGCTTCCAACGGCATACCACGAGTTGGCCTTTTCCGTCACTCCAATCCAAAACTCGGCGAACAGCTCCTCTACTTCATTCTATCTTCCCTCCGAGGACCGCTTCAATCCGCCAAA GATTTCGATAAGGTTTGGCCTATCTTTGATTCCGCGCAATCGAGGGACTTCCGGAAG gtcGTGCAAGGGATCATCAGTGAGCTTGAATCTCAAGGTGCATTACCCAGGAGTAATTCGAGGGTTTCGTCTCTAGCCACGTGCTGTGGACCGAG GTTTGTTGAACTGTTGTGGCAACTTTCCCTGCATGCATTGCGGGAGGTTCACAGACGCACGTTTGCTGCAGATGTTGCATCTAATCCACTTCCTGCACCTTTGACAGATGTAGCGTTTTCACATGCTGCTACATTACTTCCTGTGACGAAG GCTAGAATTGCActtgaaagaagaaagtttcTGAAGAATGCTGAAACAGCTGTGCAACGACAAGCCATGTGGTCTAATTTGGCTCATGAAATGACCGCCGAGTTTCGTGGCCTCTGTGCTGAAGAG GCCTATCTGCAGCAAGAGCTAGAAAAACTACATGATCTGAGGAACAAAGTAAAATTGGAAGGGGAGCTATGGGATGACCTTGTATCAAGTTCAAGTCAAAACTCACATCTAGTTTCAAAGGCAACTCGTTTGTGGGAGTCTATATTGGCACGCAAAA GTCAACATGAAGTTCTTGCTTCAGGTCCTATAGAGGACTTAATTGCCCACCGGGAGCATAG GTATCGCATTTCTGGATCATCTCTACGTGCAGCCATGGATCAGAGCTCTCAGGTTCCTTACACGGAAGTCCTGGCCAGTCAGTCAAGTGATTTAGATTCAGTGTTTGTGGATGACAAAGATCATAATGACAGCTCAAATGCCAGTTCACAAATAAGTGATGATTCAGTATCATGGATGGATGATAGGAGTGGAAGAGTCCATCCCACTGTTGATGTTGCCGAAATCATTAGGCGTTGGACTCATGCTTTACAGCGTATTCATAAACAGTCACTCCATCTG GCAAAAGCAAATGATGGAGAAGGTCCTGAAATTCTACGCGGTGCACATGATGGTGGTACAAGTGGCCATGCTGAGTCTTTGGCAGCAACTCTTGCTGAACATCAACAACACCTGGCAAGCTTGCAG GTGCTCATCAACCAATTGAAGGAAGTTGCTCCTGGAATACAAAAATCCATATCAGAGTGTACTGAAAAAGTGAACAATATATCATTAAATCTACCTCCAGCGACCAAACATCCTGTTCGATCTATGTCACCTATGCAAGCACAGACTAGTGGACGGACATCG GTTAGTAGTAGTGATGAGGTTTCTGAGGTGACTTCAAAAATGTCTTCTGTTCAACTGGACAAGATGTCTGCCAGTCCTACTTTAAAGCTCCCTCAATTGTTTAGTTTGACACCAAACTCTTCTGGAAAAACGGGAAATATGCAAAAGCGACACAATTTGGCATCTCAAACCAGCCAAATAGAAAATTCATATGAAAACAAATCTCCTGACCAGCCTTCTTCAAATGATCATATAAATAACCTACCACAAG ATACAGAGACTTCTTATGTCCAGAATTTAAAGAGATCAGTCAGAGAAGCTGCTCTTTTGATGAAATACAGCAATTCAGAAGCATCACGAGAATGTTCTTCTGATGGAAGTGCAGAGCACTTTTTTGTTCCACTTTCAGGAACTGGATTTGCTCATTTAGGCCCAGATAGTAAACAAGCTTCCACTAGGAGTGGAAGGTTGTCTGTTCCTGAGAGTCCTGCTTGTGACTTCAATAATGGAATCGATTTCAATGAATTTACTGGTGCATTGAATGATCTGGATTCTCTTAATGATTTTGACGAATTAAATGGATTTCTTTCCTCTGCTCGTTCAAATTCTGCAACTTCTGATGGTCGAAAGTTATTTTTCGACAACGATGAAGCTCAGGATCAAGTATTCTCACCACCTTTGCTGTTGGACTCATCACTTTTAGCAGATTCTTATGAAGATCTACTTG CTCCGCTGTCTGAAACTGAAACTGCAATGATGGACCATTAA
- the LOC111789798 gene encoding lysine histidine transporter 1-like: MGTEAPPRTWNADGNDNGVEKTKEQKKIDEWLPITSSRNAKWWYSTFHNVTAMVGAGVLSLPYAMSNLGWGPGVAVLVLSWIVTLYTLWQMVEMHEMVPGKRFDRYHELGQHAFGEKLGLYIVVPQQLIVEVGTNIVYMVTGGHSLKKFHDIVCPSCKNIKLTYFIMIFASIHFVISHLPNFNSISGVSLAAAVMSLTYSTIAWTTSVAKGVQPDVQYGYKATTTSGTVFNFLNALGDVAFAYAGHNVVLEIQATIPSTPEKPSKKAMWKGVVVAYIIVALCYFPVALIGYWTFGNTVKDNILLSLEKPAWLIAMANMFVVIHVIGSYQIYAMPVFDMIETLLVKKLHFTPSFMLRFVARNVYVGLTMFIGITFPFFGGLLGFFGGFAFAPTTFFLPCVIWLVIYKPKKFGLSWWTNWICIVLGVLLTVISPIGGLRNIILQAKNYHFYS; this comes from the exons ATGGGAACTGAAGCTCCGCCAAGAACATGGAATGCTGATGGCAACGACAat GGAGTCGAAAAGACGaaggaacaaaagaaaatagatgaGTGGCTTCCAATTACTTCGTCAAGGAATGCAAAATGGTGGTATTCTACCTTCCACAATGTCACCGCCATGGTTGGTGCTGGTGTCCTTAGCCTTCCATATGCCATGTCAAACCTTGGATG GGGTCCTGGTGTGGCTGTGTTGGTATTGTCATGGATCGTCACTTTATACACATTATGGCAAATGGTGGAGATGCATGAAATGGTTCCCGGGAAGAGATTTGATAGGTACCATGAGCTTGGTCAACATGCATTTGGTGAGAAATTAGGCCTTTACATAGTGGTGCCTCAGCAATTGATTGTTGAAGTTGGTACCAACATAGTTTATATGGTCACCGGCGGTCATTCACTAAAAAAGTTCCACGACATCGTATGCCCGAGCTGCAAGAATATCAAATTAACTTACTTTATCATGATCTTCGCCTCGATTCATTTCGTAATCTCCCACCTCCCCAACTTCAACTCCATCTCTGGCGTCTCGTTGGCTGCAGCTGTTATGTCCTTGAC ATATTCAACGATTGCTTGGACAACTTCTGTTGCTAAGGGTGTTCAACCAGATGTGCAGTATGGATACAAAGCTACCACTACATCAGGGACagtttttaactttttgaatGCTCTTGGAGATGTGGCTTTTGCATATGCAGGCCACAACGTCGTGCTGGAAATCCAAGCAACAATCCCGTCTACACCGGAGAAGCCCTCGAAAAAAGCCATGTGGAAAGGAGTCGTCGTCGCGTATATAATCGTCGCTCTATGCTACTTCCCTGTTGCTTTGATCGGATACTGGACGTTTGGAAATACTGTCAAAGACAACATTCTGCTATCACTAGAGAAACCTGCATGGCTTATTGCCATGGCTAACATGTTTGTTGTCATCCATGTTATAGGAAGTTACCAG ATATATGCAATGCCAGTGTTCGACATGATAGAAACTTTATTGGTGAAGAAACTACATTTCACGCCTAGTTTTATGCTTCGATTCGTTGCTCGTAACGTTTATGTCG GACTTACCATGTTCATAGGAATTACCTTCCCTTTCTTCGGTGGGCTACTCGGATTCTTCGGAGGATTCGCCTTTGCCCCTACAACATTTTTT CTTCCCTGTGTCATATGGCTCGTCATATACAAACCCAAAAAGTTTGGCTTATCTTGGTGGACTAACTGG ATATGCATCGTACTCGGAGTGCTTCTTACAGTAATATCACCCATTGGAGGACTAAGGAATATCATACTTCAAGCCAAGAACTACCATTTCTACTCATAA
- the LOC111789799 gene encoding TLC domain-containing protein At5g14285-like: METHLNPLPFFFSIFFTIYIIAYFLLFRNWSPKIRPEAASCAISFAHGTPAVILASKAILADIARGFASSNTDFQNSVLDYSIAYFLMDLLHYLIFFPADLLFIAHHLVTLFVFVTCRYLVSYGAYAILVLLILAEVTSFCQNAWTLARARRADVEFADRVYNLLSPPFYVLYSIVRGFVGPYFLYKMGEFFFNGGAETVIPKWVWMSWIFVVAAAISVSILWITNLWIELYRERSTKLEKKKARENDIKIGVSFNPHLKNRGRRR; this comes from the exons ATGGAAACCCATCTCAACCCtctccctttcttcttctccatcttctTTACCATCTATATCATTGCTTATTTCCTATTGTTTCGTAATTGGAGCCCTAAGATCCGACCTGAAGCTGCGAGTTGCGCGATCTCCTTCGCTCATGGCACCCCCGCCGTGATCTTAGCTTCCAAAGCTATTCTCGCCGATATCGCTCGCGGTTTTGCCTCATCCAATACCGATTTTCAAAACTCCGTCCTCGATTACAGCATCGCCTACTTTCTCATGGATCTGTTGCACTatctcatcttcttccctGCAGATTTGCTCTTCATTGCGCATCATTTGGTCACTCTCTTTGTCTTCGTCACTTGCCGTTACCTCGTCTCTTATGGCGCTTATGCGATTCTTGTCCTTCTCATTCTCGCTGAGGTCACTAGCTTTTGCCAGAACGCTTGGACGCTCGCTAGAGCTAGAAGAGCTGATGTTGAGTTCGCTGATAGAGTATACAATCTTCTATCTCCTCCATTTTATGTGCTGTATTCGATCGTCAGGGGATTTGTTGGGCCTTACTTCCTTTACAAAATGGGTGAGTTCTTCTTCAATGGAGGAGCTGAGACTGTGATTCCTAAGTGGGTTTGGATGTCTTGGatttttgttgttgctgctgccATTTCTGTGAGTATTTTGTGGATTACAAATCTCTGGATTGAATTATACAGAGAAAGAAGCACcaaattagagaagaagaaggcaag ggaaaatgatatcaaaattgGTGTTTCTTTCAACCCACATCTGAAGAACAGGGGGAGGAGGAGGTAG